In the Gossypium arboreum isolate Shixiya-1 chromosome 10, ASM2569848v2, whole genome shotgun sequence genome, one interval contains:
- the LOC108453701 gene encoding probable 1-deoxy-D-xylulose-5-phosphate synthase, chloroplastic, producing MALCASSFPAIINWGAASDPQKSTPFASHFLGGSDLVLQPLKKLNQVKKRPGGAYASLSEGAEYHSQRPATPLLDTINYPIHMKNLSVKELKQLSEELRSDVVFNVSKTGGHLGSSLGVVELTVALHYVFNAPRDKILWDVGHQSYPHKILTGRRHKMHTMRQTNGLAGFTKRSESEYDCFGTGHSSTTISAGLGMAVGRDLKGERNHVVAVIGDGAMTAGQAYEAMNNAGYLDSDMIVILNDNKQVSLPTANLDGPIPPVGALSSALSRLQSNRPLRELREVAKGVTKQIGGPMHELAAKVDEYARGMISGSGSTLFEELGLYYIGPVDGHNIDDLVSILKEVKTTKTTGPVLIHVVTEKGRGYPYAERAADKYHGVVKFDPATGKQFKGNSATQSYTTYFAEALIAEAEADKNIVAIHAAMGGGTGLNLFLRRFPQRCFDVGIAEQHAVTFAAGLACEGLKPFCAIYSSFMQRAYDQVVHDVDLQKLPVRFAMDRAGLVGADGPTHCGAFDVTFMACLPNMVVMAPSDEAELFHMVATAAAIDDRPSCFRYPRGNGIGVQLPPGKKGVPLEVGKGRVLIEGERVALLGYGSAVQSCLAAASLLESHGLRLTVADARFCKPLDHALIRKLAKSHEVLITVEEGSIGGFGSHVAQFLALDGLLDGKVKWRPLVLPDRYIDHGSPVDQLAEAGLTPSHIAATVFNVLEQKREALEVMSSRN from the exons ATGGCCCTTTGTGCATCTTCATTTCCTGCCATTATTAACTGGGGTGCAGCTTCAGATCCTCAAAAATCCACTCCTTTTGCTTCCCATTTTCTTGGTGGATCAGATCTGGTTTTGCAGCCATTGAAGAAGCTCAATCAG GTCAAAAAAAGGCCAGGTGGGGCTTATGCATCACTATCAGAAGGAGCTGAATATCACTCCCAAAGACCAGCAACGCCTCTCTTGGACACTATAAACTATCCAATTCATATGAAAAATCTCTCTGTCAAG GAACTGAAACAACTATCCGAAGAACTGCGGTCTGATGTGGTTTTCAATGTTTCAAAAACTGGGGGTcacttgggttcaagccttggtgTGGTTGAACTCACTGTGGCTCTTCATTATGTCTTCAATGCCCCTAGAGACAAGATATTGTGGGATGTTGGTCATCAG TCTTACCCTCACAAAATCTTGACTGGGAGAAGACATAAGATGCATACCATGAGGCAAACTAATGGATTGGCCGGATTCACGAAACGGTCGGAGAGTGAATACGATTGCTTCGGGACTGGTCACAGTTCAACCACAATCTCTGCAGGCTTGG GGATGGCTGTGGGAAGGGATCTGAAAGGTGAAAGGAATCATGTTGTTGCCGTCATAGGTGATGGTGCTATGACTGCAGGACAAGCTTACGAAGCAATGAACAATGCCGGATATCTTGATTCTGATATGATTGTTATTCTTAATGACAATAAACAAGTTTCTCTGCCAACTGCCAATCTCGACGGACCTATACCACCTGTGGGAGCTTTGAGCAGTGCTCTCAGCAGGCTGCAATCAAACAGGCCTCTTAGAGAACTGAGAGAGGTTGCAAAG GGAGTTACCAAGCAAATCGGTGGGCCTATGCATGAACTGGCTGCAAAAGTTGATGAGTATGCTCGTGGAATGATCAGTGGTTCTGGATCTACACTTTTCGAAGAACTTGGACTATATTATATTGGACCTGTTGATGGCCACAACATCGATGATTTAGTTTCTATTCTCAAAGAGGTTAAGACTACTAAAACAACGGGTCCGGTCTTGATCCATGTTGTCACTGAGAAAGGCCGAGGTTATCCATATGCAGAGAGAGCTGCTGACAAGTATCACG gAGTGGTGAAGTTCGATCCGGCAACTGGAAAGCAATTCAAAGGCAATTCTGCTACCCAGTCTTACACTACATATTTTGCTGAGGCTTTGATTGCGGAAGCTGAGGCAGACAAAAATATTGTTGCCATCCATGCTGCAATGGGAGGTGGAACCGGATTAAACCTCTTCCTCCGCCGGTTCCCACAAAGATGTTTCGATGTGGGGATAGCTGAACAACATGCTGTCACCTTTGCTGCAGGCTTGGCCTGTGAAGGCTTGAAACCTTTTTGTGCAATCTACTCATCATTCATGCAAAGGGCTTATGACCAG GTCGTACATGACGTTGATCTGCAGAAGCTGCCTGTAAGATTTGCAATGGACAGAGCTGGCCTCGTTGGTGCAGATGGTCCAACACATTGTGGGGCTTTTGACGTCACTTTCATGGCTTGCCTCCCCAACATGGTGGTAATGGCTCCTTCTGATGAAGCTGAACTTTTCCATATGGTTGCAACAGCTGCTGCCATAGATGACCGTCCTAGCTGTTTCCGTTACCCAAGAGGAAATGGGATCGGAGTTCAGTTACCACCTGGGAAAAAAGGGGTTCCACTGGAG GTTGGCAAAGGCAGGGTACTAATTGAAGGGGAAAGAGTGGCACTATTAGGCTATGGAAGTGCAGTTCAAAGCTGCTTAGCAGCTGCCTCTTTATTGGAATCGCATGGCTTAAGGCTGACCGTAGCAGATGCACGATTTTGTAAGCCATTGGATCACGCCTTGATCCGGAAACTGGCAAAGTCACACGAAGTACTGATCACAGTCGAAGAAGGATCAATCGGGGGCTTTGGTTCTCATGTGGCACAGTTCCTAGCACTTGATGGTCTTCTTGATGGCAAAGTAAAG TGGAGGCCATTGGTTCTTCCCGATCGATACATTGACCATGGCTCACCCGTGGACCAGTTGGCTGAAGCTGGTCTTACGCCATCCCACATAGCCGCAACGGTGTTCAATGTGCTTGAACAAAAAAGAGAGGCTCTTGAGGTCATGTCCTCAAGAAACTGA